A single genomic interval of Malania oleifera isolate guangnan ecotype guangnan chromosome 13, ASM2987363v1, whole genome shotgun sequence harbors:
- the LOC131146516 gene encoding thaumatin-like protein 1b codes for MEIQATLFFFGIIFFFSRAHSATFTFQNNCPYTVWPASLTGGGNPQLSSTGFELASRASSTLDVPAPWSGRVWARTGCSADAAGKFTCATADCSSGQVACKGAGAIPPATLVELTLAANGGQDFYDVSLVDGFNLQMSLTPQGGAGDCKATSCPGNVNAVCPPELAVKGASGGVIACKSACAALNQPQYCCTGSFGTPATCPPTNYSNIFKEQCPQAYSYAYDDETSTFTCTGGPNYLVTFCP; via the exons ATGGAAATACAAGCCACTCTCTTCTTTTTTGGAATAATATTCTTTTTTTCTA GAGCCCACTCGGCTACATTCACCTTCCAAAACAATTGTCCTTACACCGTGTGGCCGGCGTCTCTCACCGGCGGCGGCAACCCTCAGCTCTCCTCCACCGGGTTCGAGTTAGCATCCAGAGCATCATCCACCCTTGACGTGCCGGCGCCGTGGTCCGGCCGAGTATGGGCTCGGACCGGCTGTTCAGCCGATGCCGCCGGCAAGTTCACTTGCGCCACCGCGGACTGCTCCTCGGGCCAGGTGGCGTGCAAAGGCGCCGGCGCAATCCCTCCGGCGACCCTCGTGGAACTCACCCTGGCGGCGAACGGCGGACAAGATTTCTACGACGTGAGCCTCGTCGACGGCTTCAACCTGCAGATGTCGCTCACTCCGCAAGGCGGCGCCGGCGACTGCAAAGCCACCAGCTGCCCGGGAAATGTGAACGCGGTCTGCCCGCCGGAGCTGGCCGTGAAGGGCGCTAGCGGAGGCGTTATTGCTTGCAAGAGCGCGTGCGCGGCTCTTAATCAGCCGCAGTACTGCTGCACCGGAAGCTTTGGTACGCCGGCGACATGCCCGCCGACGAACTACTCGAACATATTCAAGGAGCAGTGCCCTCAAGCATATAGCTACGCTTACGATGATGAAACAAGCACTTTTACGTGCACCGGAGGGCCTAATTACCTCGTGACTTTCTGCCCATGA